GCGCGTAGGATCTGCGGTACATATTGCAGGCGATACGACTACTGAAAATTTGGTAAGTAATGATGATATCGAAGCCTTGATCGAAAGTTTGGGTAAGAAGTGAAAAGACCCGAGTTATTAAGTCCTGCAGGAAATTTAACCAAACTAAAAATCGCGCTTGAATACGGAGCGGACGCCGTATATGCAAGTGTAGCAAGTTTCTCGCTTAGAACCCGCTCGGCTAGAGAATTTAACTTGCAAACCTTTGAAGAGGCGATAGATTATACTCATTCAAAGGGCAAGAAATTTTACGCTACCGTCAATGCCTTTCCTTTTAACTCGCAAATAGAGCCTTTAAAGCGCCATTTAAAGACGATTTCGGCGATGAAGCCGGATGCTTTCATCATCGCAACGCCGGGCGTTATGGGTCTAGCCAAAGAGATAGCGCCTGAGATAGAGGTTCACCTCTCTACGCAAGCAAACGTGCTAAATTTCTTGGATGCTAAAATTTATCACGATATGGGTGCAAAGCGTATAGTCGTGGCTCGCGAGATGAATTTAAAAGATGTGATCAAGATAAAAGAGGCAATTCCTACGCTCGATATCGAAATTTTCGTACACGGCTCAATGTGTTTTGCGTATTCGGGGCGGTGTTTGGTAAGCTCCGTTCAAAGCGGTCGTATGGCAAATCGCGGAAGCTGTGCGAATGACTGTCGCTTTAAATACGAGCTTTACGCCAAAAACGATGAAAGCGGAGTGCTATTTCGCCTTGAAGAGGATGAAAACGGCACTCATATCATGAATTCAAAGGATTTAAAGCTCGCCGCTCACATAGAAGATATCATAAAATCAGGCGTAGTTGATAGCTTTAAGATAGAAGGGCGCACCAAAAGCGAATACTACGCAGCTTGCACAGCAAGAGCTTATAAAATGGCGATAGATGACGCTATGGCGGGTAAATTTGACGCGCAAATTTATGACGCGGAGCTAAATACGCTTAAAAATCGCGGCTTTACCGATGGATACTTAGTGCATAGACCCTTTGAAAGACCAAGTACGCAAAATCACTTCAGTAGCCTAGAAGAGGGCACTCATCAAGTAAACGCCATAAGCGAGGATGGAGAGTTCTTTAAGTGCAAATTTAAGATAGTTTTAAACAGACCTTACGAGCTTGTAATGCCAATCGGCAAAGACGTAAGCGAAACGGAAAATGAAATTTGTAAAATTTACTCCAAAGATGGCAAGAAATTTATAGAGTTGAAGAAGCTCATCACGAAAAAAGGCAAAGAGATGAGCGAAATTCATAGCGGAAATGAAAATGAGGTGAATTTAGGCGTGAAGTTGCCTGAATTTAGCTTTTTAAGAGAGGAGATAAGATGAAATTTGTTTCGATCATAATGGGAAGCAAGAGCGATTACGAGATAGTAAACGAAGCGGCGAAAGTTTTAGAAAAATTTGAAGTAAGCTATGAGCTTATCATCTCTTCGGCGCATAGAAGCCCAAAGAGAACCAGCGAATATGTATCAAGCGCGGAAAGCAGAGGAGCTCAGGTGTTTATCGCAGCAGCAGGCATGGCGGCTCACTTGGCAGGAGCGATCGCTGCAAATACAACTCGCCCCGTTATCGGCATACCGATGGGCGGAAGCTCATTAAGCGGCGTTGATGCGCTTTATTCTACGGTGCAAATGCCTGCGGGCATGCCAGTTGGAACAGTTGCCATCGGCAAGGCCGGAGCGGTAAATGCGGCCTATCTTGCGCTTCAAATTTTAGCGCTTAATGATAGCTCGCTTGATGAGAGATTAAGAGCCGATAGAGACGCTAAGGCAAAAGCGGTCGAGGAAGACTCGAAAAAAGTGGAGGTCTTACTCGCGTAAAAGGAGCAAAAATGCAGACTTATTTAAGCATCGATGAATTTTGCAAGCTTGTGCATTTGGATCGTGAAGTGATAGAAGGCATGATAAAGCGCGGAGTGCTAAATACAAAAGAGCAAGACGGCAAAATTTACATAGAGGCAAACGAAGGCACGATGAGCGTAGTTCCAAGCGTAAGCGCAAATTTAAGCATAACAAGCAAGCCAAGCGAAGGGTTTAGCTTCGTTGAAAAGACGATAGGAACCATCCTAAATTTGCACGAAAAGGTGCTTGACGCTAAGGACGAAACGCTTGATGCTCTAAGAAATGAGAATAAATTTTTAAAAGAGGCGCTTTTTTCTATGCAAGAGCTTTACGATGATGATAGAAAGACTATAGATACGCTTAACGAACAGCTTAAAAAGGCTAACGAAGAGATAGAGTTCTTAAAGCGTAAATATAAGCTCATGTGGAATAAAGCTGTGGAAAATTTCAAGGATAGCTAGTGCAAATTGTAGAGCAAAAAGAAAGCTTTGAAATTTGCGGACTAAAAATTCGTACGGATAACGCTAGCGAAATGAACGGCGGCGGTAAAATAGCTGATTTATGGAGAGAATTTTTAAACTCCAGCTATAACGGAACGGATGAAATTTATGCCGTTTATCATGAGTATGAAAGCGACGTAAACGGCTCTTACTCTTTACTTGTTGGCACCAAAGGCTCGCCGCGCGGAGTTTATGAAAAAGTTACCGTAGAAGTTGGCAAATATGCCGTATTTAGCAAAGAAGGCACCGATGAGAAAGCCGTGACAGAGCTTTGGCGTGAAATTTGGGAGTTTTTTGAAAACTCGAATTTAAAAAGAGCCTACGTGACGGACTTTGAAAAGTATTTAAAAGACAAAATAGAAATTTATGTATCTACAAATTAAGGATAAAAATGACATTTTCACAAATTATTTTAACACTGCAAAACTACTGGCAAGAGCTTGGCTGTGTGATACTTCAGCCATACGATATGCCCGCAGGCGCAGGAACATACCATCAAGCGACATTTTTAAGAAGTCTTGGCAAAAAGCCTTGGGCGACAGCTTATGTAGCGCCATCTCGCCGTCCGACTGACGGTAGATACGGAGAAAATCCAAACCGCTTGGGAGCGTATTATCAGTTTCAAGTTTTAATCAAACCAAGCCCTGAAAACATCCAAGAGCTTTATCTAAAAAGCCTTGAAAAACTTGGTTTTGATCTTAAAAAGCATGATATCCGCTTTGTCGAGGATAACTGGGAGAGTCCAACACTTGGCGCATGGGGGCTTGGTTGGGAAGTTTGGCTTGACGGTATGGAAGTGACGCAATTTACGTATTTTCAGCAGGTGGGCGGCATCACTTGCGATCTAATAAGTGCCGAGATAACATACGGGCTTGAGCGCCTTGCTATGTATCTGCAAGATGTTGATAGCGTATATGACATCGTTTGGGACGATAATGGCGGCAATGTCGTAACTTACGGCGATGTGCATAAGCAAGGCGAGTATGAGTGGAGTAAATATAACTTCGAAGTTGCCGATACGAAGATGCTTTTTAATCAGTTTGAAAACGCCTTTAATGAGTGCAAAAACTGCTTAGAGGCTAAAATTTCACTTCCTGCGTATGATTATTGCATGCTTGCGGCACATACTTTTAACGTGCTTGACGCGCGTGGAGCGATTTCCGTAACTCAAAGACAAGATTATATCCTGAAAATTCGCGAGCTGGCCAAAGAGTGCGCGCTAACTTACAAGGCTAGCATAGATGAGCAAGAGGCGAATTCGTAAATGAAAATAGCTGAAATTTATAAATTTTTAAATGAGCTAAGCCCATTTGAAAATCAAGAAAGCTGGGATAATAGCGGGCTTATAATCGGCTCGCCCCACGATGAAGTGAGTCAAATTTATCTAAGCCTTGATATTGATTTTGAGCTTTTGAGCAAAGTTAAGCCAAATTCGCTTATCATTACTCACCATCCGCTGATATTTAAAGGACTAAAAAGCATAAATTCAAGTCTTTATCCAAGCTCGCTCATAACGCAAATGATAAAAAAAGAAATTTCATTAATAAGCCTTCATACGAATTACGATTTAAGCCATCTAAACGAATATGTAGCAAGCGAAATTTTGGGTTTTAAAGAGTATGAAAAAGATGAATTTTTGCTTTATATGGATGTGAATTTTAGCTTTGAAGAGCTTTGTGATTTTATAAAGGATAAATTTAGCCTGCAAACTTTAAGAGTTGCAAAAACTACTAACGAAAATAGAATTCGCCGTCTTGCACTCTGCACTGGAAGCGGCGGAGATCTTATATCAAAAGTTAAAGCCGACGCATTTTTGAGCGGGGACTTTAAATATCATCAAGCGCTTGAAGCTAAGATGAACGGATTAAATTTGATAGACATAGGGCATTTTGAAACAGAGCGCTATTTTGGGGAATCCTTGGCAAAATATTTGCAAAATTTGGGAGTTTTCATTATAATAACTAACTCAAAAAACCCATTTGTATACCGCTAAACAAAAAGGAAAGTTATGAATAAATATTTAGAGCAGCTTGTCGATCTTGCCCAAATCGATAAAGAGATTGACGGATTTGGACCTAGACTAGAAAAAGTCGAGCGTGTTTTAAGAGCGACAAAAGATGAGCAAGCAGGCATTGCCGAGCAAATTTCAAATATTGACGAAGCCGTAGCCGAGTTAAAATTTCAAAAATCGCAAACCAACGCTCATATCGCTGAATTTTCTGCCAAGATTAAAGATGTCTCAAAGAAAAGCTCGGCAGCAAAAACCGAAAAAGAGATCAAGGCTCTTCAGCTTGAAGATGAGCTTGCCAGAGAGCAACTTGAGGCTGCGAATGATGAGATTGAAAGGCTTGAAAAGATAATCGCAAATAAAAACGATCTAAAAACCGAGCTTGAAGCTAAAAGTGCCGAGCTTACAACAAGCCTGCAAAAAATTGAAGCCGACATCGCTCAAGAGGTAAGTGCGATAGAAAAAGAAAGAGCTGAAATTTATGCAAAAAAAGATAAGCTGATCGGCGATATGAATCAAAAAATTCTTACATTTTACGAGAAAATTCGCAAATGGGCTCACAACACCGCCGTAGTACCTGTAAAAAAACAAGCATGCTATGGCTGTTTCATGCAGATAAATGATAAAACTTATTCTGCGGTTATAAAGGGCGAAGATGTCGTTACTTGCCCACATTGCGGAAGAATTTTATATAAAGAGACGGCTGAATAGCCCTAAAATTTGGTAATAATATATTATATTTTAGCTCTGATTGCATTTGCGATCGGGGCTTTACCGCTTCTTTTTATCGCTTTTAAAACAAAATATCACCGCTCGATTCCCGCTAGATTTTTTCTTTTTAACAATCCCAAATTTAATGAAGCAGACATTCATTTTCATGCTTGCTCGTTTGGTGAAATTCGCTCTATTGCGCCACTTTTAAAGAAATTTGAGAGTATGGCCGTAAGCGTGATAACAAAAACAGGATTTGACGAAGCTAAAAAGATAACGCCAAACACAAGATTTTTGCCGTTTGAAATTTTTATCCCTTTTTGGCTTAAAAGATCTAAAATTTTAGTTATCTTTGAAGCAGAACTTTGGCTTATGCTTGTGTTTTGGGCTAAATTTAAAGGCTCAAGAGTTATTTTGATAAATGCTAGAATTTCAGATAGAAGCTATAAAAGATACTTGAAATTTAAGTTTTTTTATAATGAATTTTTTAAATTTATAGATAAAATTTATGCGCAAAGCGAGCTTGATAAACAAAGATTAATCAGTCTTGGCGCAAAAAACGTAGTCATAAACGGAAATATCAAATCGGCCTTTTTACCTAGCATTAGTAAAGCTTACACCAAGCCAAAAGAGCGCATTATAGTGCTTGCAAGCACTCATAAAGGGGAAGAAGAGCTGCTTTTAAATCATATAAATTTAAGAGAAAGCGATAAGCTTATTTTGGTTCCGCGCCACCCTGAGAGATTTGATGAAGCGGGTGAAATTTTGGCTAAATTTGCCCGCAATCACGGCTTTAGTTTTGAGAGATTTTCAAAATCTCAAAATTTTAGCGCCAAATGCGTTCTTGTTGATACCATGGGCGAGCTTGTAAATATCTATGCGATATCAGACATCGTGATTTTGGGTGGCAGTTTTGTGCCAAATGTCGGCGGACACAATCCGATCGAGGCGGTTCAGTTTGAAAATAGTATAATTACGGGCGAGTTTATATTTAACCAAAAGGCTCTTTTTGAACAGGTTGATGATGTGGTATTTACTAAAGCCGAGTATATCGGCGATTTACTTAAAAAAGAGCTGAAAAAGAGTAAAATCCGTTCGCTTGGAAGTGCGGATGAAATCATAAAAGACATTAAGGATAGTTGTGAAAGAGGAAAAAGCTTATAAACTCCTTGCTTTGCAAGAGGGAATTTCAAACAACGAAGCAAAGGAGCTCATAGATAGCGGATTAGTAAGCGCAAGGGGTCAAAAAATCGTAGTTGCAAGAGCAATGATGAGTGTTACTACTAAATTTAGCGTGCAGAAGATGCCAAAGCCTAGCGTGATATTTGAAGATGAAAATTTAATCGCTATCAATAAGCCTGCGTTTTTGACATCCGAAAAAGTAAGTCAAATTTACAAATTTCCGCTTTTACACCGTCTTGATAAAGAGACTAGTGGAGTGCTTTTGCTTGTTAAAAATGAGGAATTTCAAAAAAAAGCCATTGAGGAATTTAAACATCACCGAGTGAAAAAAGAGTATATCGCGATGGTTAAAGGAATTTTAAGTGAAGATGTGAGAGTTGATGAACCTATAATCACTCTTAAAAATAAAGGCGGAGCGTATTCGAAAATTTCAAAAGATGGGAAAGAGGCTGTTTCTATAATTTCACCTGTCATGGTGGCGGGCAAAAAAAGCTTGGTGAGAGTTGAAATCCCAACAGGCAGAACTCATCAGATAAGAGTGCACCTAAATCATATCGGATTTGGTATAGTCGGCGATGAAAAATATGCTAAAAACAGATCAAAGCGAATGTATTTGCATGCGTATAAAATAGAAATTTTAGGATATAAATTCAGCGCTAATTTGGGAAGTGATTTTAATGATTTTGGCTTTGAGATAGGCAAGAATTTTGAAGTTTAAAGAGTGATAAAGCTAAAATTTAGTAAAATGCGTCCCTTATGTATTTAAATTAATTATAAACAGGCAAAATTTTAGGTGTTTTAAAGTGCCTAGGATAAGCCA
This Campylobacter sp. RM16192 DNA region includes the following protein-coding sequences:
- a CDS encoding peptidase U32 family protein; translated protein: MKRPELLSPAGNLTKLKIALEYGADAVYASVASFSLRTRSAREFNLQTFEEAIDYTHSKGKKFYATVNAFPFNSQIEPLKRHLKTISAMKPDAFIIATPGVMGLAKEIAPEIEVHLSTQANVLNFLDAKIYHDMGAKRIVVAREMNLKDVIKIKEAIPTLDIEIFVHGSMCFAYSGRCLVSSVQSGRMANRGSCANDCRFKYELYAKNDESGVLFRLEEDENGTHIMNSKDLKLAAHIEDIIKSGVVDSFKIEGRTKSEYYAACTARAYKMAIDDAMAGKFDAQIYDAELNTLKNRGFTDGYLVHRPFERPSTQNHFSSLEEGTHQVNAISEDGEFFKCKFKIVLNRPYELVMPIGKDVSETENEICKIYSKDGKKFIELKKLITKKGKEMSEIHSGNENEVNLGVKLPEFSFLREEIR
- the purE gene encoding 5-(carboxyamino)imidazole ribonucleotide mutase, producing MKFVSIIMGSKSDYEIVNEAAKVLEKFEVSYELIISSAHRSPKRTSEYVSSAESRGAQVFIAAAGMAAHLAGAIAANTTRPVIGIPMGGSSLSGVDALYSTVQMPAGMPVGTVAIGKAGAVNAAYLALQILALNDSSLDERLRADRDAKAKAVEEDSKKVEVLLA
- a CDS encoding DUF3972 domain-containing protein, yielding MQTYLSIDEFCKLVHLDREVIEGMIKRGVLNTKEQDGKIYIEANEGTMSVVPSVSANLSITSKPSEGFSFVEKTIGTILNLHEKVLDAKDETLDALRNENKFLKEALFSMQELYDDDRKTIDTLNEQLKKANEEIEFLKRKYKLMWNKAVENFKDS
- a CDS encoding GyrI-like domain-containing protein; translated protein: MQIVEQKESFEICGLKIRTDNASEMNGGGKIADLWREFLNSSYNGTDEIYAVYHEYESDVNGSYSLLVGTKGSPRGVYEKVTVEVGKYAVFSKEGTDEKAVTELWREIWEFFENSNLKRAYVTDFEKYLKDKIEIYVSTN
- the glyQ gene encoding glycine--tRNA ligase subunit alpha — translated: MTFSQIILTLQNYWQELGCVILQPYDMPAGAGTYHQATFLRSLGKKPWATAYVAPSRRPTDGRYGENPNRLGAYYQFQVLIKPSPENIQELYLKSLEKLGFDLKKHDIRFVEDNWESPTLGAWGLGWEVWLDGMEVTQFTYFQQVGGITCDLISAEITYGLERLAMYLQDVDSVYDIVWDDNGGNVVTYGDVHKQGEYEWSKYNFEVADTKMLFNQFENAFNECKNCLEAKISLPAYDYCMLAAHTFNVLDARGAISVTQRQDYILKIRELAKECALTYKASIDEQEANS
- a CDS encoding Nif3-like dinuclear metal center hexameric protein, translated to MKIAEIYKFLNELSPFENQESWDNSGLIIGSPHDEVSQIYLSLDIDFELLSKVKPNSLIITHHPLIFKGLKSINSSLYPSSLITQMIKKEISLISLHTNYDLSHLNEYVASEILGFKEYEKDEFLLYMDVNFSFEELCDFIKDKFSLQTLRVAKTTNENRIRRLALCTGSGGDLISKVKADAFLSGDFKYHQALEAKMNGLNLIDIGHFETERYFGESLAKYLQNLGVFIIITNSKNPFVYR
- a CDS encoding zinc ribbon domain-containing protein, translating into MNKYLEQLVDLAQIDKEIDGFGPRLEKVERVLRATKDEQAGIAEQISNIDEAVAELKFQKSQTNAHIAEFSAKIKDVSKKSSAAKTEKEIKALQLEDELAREQLEAANDEIERLEKIIANKNDLKTELEAKSAELTTSLQKIEADIAQEVSAIEKERAEIYAKKDKLIGDMNQKILTFYEKIRKWAHNTAVVPVKKQACYGCFMQINDKTYSAVIKGEDVVTCPHCGRILYKETAE
- the waaA gene encoding lipid IV(A) 3-deoxy-D-manno-octulosonic acid transferase, translated to MVIIYYILALIAFAIGALPLLFIAFKTKYHRSIPARFFLFNNPKFNEADIHFHACSFGEIRSIAPLLKKFESMAVSVITKTGFDEAKKITPNTRFLPFEIFIPFWLKRSKILVIFEAELWLMLVFWAKFKGSRVILINARISDRSYKRYLKFKFFYNEFFKFIDKIYAQSELDKQRLISLGAKNVVINGNIKSAFLPSISKAYTKPKERIIVLASTHKGEEELLLNHINLRESDKLILVPRHPERFDEAGEILAKFARNHGFSFERFSKSQNFSAKCVLVDTMGELVNIYAISDIVILGGSFVPNVGGHNPIEAVQFENSIITGEFIFNQKALFEQVDDVVFTKAEYIGDLLKKELKKSKIRSLGSADEIIKDIKDSCERGKSL
- a CDS encoding RluA family pseudouridine synthase, with product MKEEKAYKLLALQEGISNNEAKELIDSGLVSARGQKIVVARAMMSVTTKFSVQKMPKPSVIFEDENLIAINKPAFLTSEKVSQIYKFPLLHRLDKETSGVLLLVKNEEFQKKAIEEFKHHRVKKEYIAMVKGILSEDVRVDEPIITLKNKGGAYSKISKDGKEAVSIISPVMVAGKKSLVRVEIPTGRTHQIRVHLNHIGFGIVGDEKYAKNRSKRMYLHAYKIEILGYKFSANLGSDFNDFGFEIGKNFEV